A genomic segment from Oncorhynchus keta strain PuntledgeMale-10-30-2019 chromosome 7, Oket_V2, whole genome shotgun sequence encodes:
- the LOC118386333 gene encoding inhibin beta B chain-like: MRRYNLTLACLMACILSIRGTLGTTRARITGAESQTVTQESCASCGLPEASERVDIDLLEAVKRHILNRLQMRERPNITHPIPKAAMVTALRRLHAGKVREDGRVEIPNLDGQASYSNEVQGETSEIISFAESDELASSQASKSSLHFLISSEGNQNLHVSQANLWLYFRLLPTGSEKGPRRKVTVKIHYHEAGTGASGGARGGTGPGAGGGGRWTLLEKRVDLKRSGWHTFPLSEAVRALFGKGGRRQDLEVRCEGCEAFNVVPILVDPAEPSHRPFLVVRARQVEGNHRIRKRGLECDGSSGGLCCRRQFYIDFRLIGWNDWIIAPAGYYGNYCEGSCPAYMAGVPGSASSFHTAVVNQYRMRGMSPGSVNSCCIPTKLSTMSMLYFDDEYNIVKRDVPNMIVEECGCA; the protein is encoded by the exons ATGAGAAGATATAATCTCACACTGGCTTGTTTAATGGCTTGCATACTTTCAATCCGCGGTACCTTGGGGACAACGCGGGCGCGCATAACTGGGGCAGAGAGTCAAACCGTCACCCAGGAGTCGTGCGCATCGTGTGGGTTGCCGGAGGCGTCAGAACGGGTGGACATAGACCTTCTGGAGGCAGTTAAGAGGCACATATTGAACAGGTTACAAATGAGAGAAAGACCCAACATCACTCATCCTATTCCCAAGGCTGCAATGGTTACAGCGCTGAGGAGGCTTCACGCCGGTAAGGTACGGGAAGACGGGAGGGTTGAGATCCCCAACCTTGATGGACAAGCTTCCTACAGTAACGAGGTGCAAGGGGAGACGTCGGAGATAATCAGTTTTGCAGAATCGG ATGAGCTGGCTTCATCTCAAGCCTCGAAGTCCAGCCTCCACTTCCTCATCTCCAGTGAAGGGAACCAGAACCTGCATGTGTCTCAGGCCAACCTGTGGCTCTACTTCAGGCTGCTGCCCACCGGCTCCGAGAAAGGGCCTCGACGGAAAGTCACAGTTAAAATCCACTACCATGAGGCAGGAACTGGAGCTTCAGGTGGAGCCAGGGGAGGAACAGGGCCAGGGGCAGGGGGAGGAGGTCGGTGGACCCTACTGGAGAAGCGTGTGGACCTAAAGCGCAGCGGCTGGCACACCTTCCCTCTGTCAGAGGCAGTGAGGGCCCTGTTTGGTAAGGGCGGCCGGCGGCAGGACCTGGAGGTGCGTTGTGAGGGCTGTGAGGCATTCAACGTGGTTCCTATCTTAGTTGACCCAGCAGAACCCTCACACAGGCCCTTTCTGGTGGTCCGGGCACGACAGGTGGAAGGGAACCACCGCATCAGGAAGAGGGGGCTGGAGTGTGACGGGAGCAGTGGAGGCCTGTGCTGCAGACGACAGTTCTACATAGACTTTCGCCTTATTGGCTGGAACGACTGGATCATCGCACCCGCGGGTTACTACGGTAACTACTGCGAGGGAAGCTGTCCGGCGTACATGGCGGGGGTACCGGGGTCGGCGTCATCGTTCCACACGGCGGTGGTCAACCAGTACCGGATGAGGGGCATGAGCCCCGGCTCGGTCAACTCCTGTTGTATCCCCACCAAGCTCAGTACCATGTCTATGCTGTACTTCGACGATGAGTACAACATAGTAAAACGAGACGTGCCCAATATGATAGTGGAAGAGTGTGGCTGTGCCTGA